The genomic stretch ATCCGGAGAAGGAGATCATTTTGACTCTGGTGAAATCGGAAATAAGCTTGCATGTTCTCAAAGCCATCGTTGACGCGGGCAATTTGGAGCGGCCAGGCACGGGAATCGCCTTTATTCTTCCGGTCAAGGGTGTGGCCGGGATATGTCATTTAAACTGTCCGCCGCTCACGTGAACCGGAGTTGTCGCAATATTTTGTTCGATCAGGAGTACGACAGGAGAGATTATGTTTCTGGTTGAAATGATGCGTAGACTTATTTCCCAGGTCCGGGTCTGTCCGCATTGCGGGCACAGGCAGTCTGCCCAGCCTGGCGATAAGCGCCGGGAACGCTGCGAGAAATGCGGCGCGCCCTTGCCGCCCCCCAAGGACAAGGATGGCGGTCGGGTTTGACTTCCGGATTTTTTTAGGAACTTGAAATTCGAATTCTGCAATTCGAGCTTTGGAATCGGCGATCGGAAGATTGGCGATGTTAAAAAAACGCGCTCCCTTTCATGTGCGAGGGAGCGCGTTTTTTTGGTGTCTCGATGGCCGTCTACCAGCGCCAGCCCGGATCGATGTTCAGGTCTTCGGGGGCGTCGAGCTTGAGGTCCAGGGTGATGGTCATCTCCGCGCCGGCCGCGATGGTGCTGTTCCAGGCCAGGATTTCCGGATCGTCCTCTTTCAGGGGTTCGGGCTTGGCCGTCAGTTCGAGGTTGATGCGCTCGTCGCGGGGCAGTGGGCGTGGCTCCTCGATGCGGACCTGGGCCGGGCGCTCGGCGGCATTGCGCACGGTCATGGTCCACTGTCGCAGGAAGGTCTGTTTTTGTTTGAAGATACCTTTTTCGCCCGTCTTCTTGTCCTTGAGGACGGTGGTGCAGGTCAGCAGCGGGTCCGTGCCGAAGAACACGGTCGCGTCCCGGCCGGAGAGCGAGAACTGGCGCTGATCGACCATGGCTCCGTCGATGAAGAAGAAAGCCGTGCCGGGGGGGAGTTCCTTGGGCTCGGTGAACTCGGCCCTGGCCTGCACGAAGGCCTTGGAATCGAGACTGGGCCGGATGAGGTGCGTGAAGGTGACCGGCCAGGCGTCGCGCTCGATCTCAAGGATGCGGGTGTCTCCGGCCGGTACCGATTTCTTGCCCATGTCCCAGGCGGCGTAGGTGCTGTGCCGGACCTGCACGGGCTCCGGAGGAGCTTCCGCGAGCATTTCCTCGTTTGCGGCATCGGAGCGCATGGACATCATGGGCGCTCCGGCCATGGCCTTGCGGAAGACGCGCAGCGGCCCGATTTCCCAGGGAGGGAGGCTAGAGGGCTCGGCCTGGATTTGTGGCTGCATGGTTGCCAGAAAAAGCCGCACGTCGCTCCAGTCCTGTCCCGAACGCTGCCAGACCTTGGCCTGCCAGGAAAAATCGATGCTCTTGCGGGCCGGGGAGGCTTCCAGGCGATACATGGGGGTCCAGCCGCAGTCACGCAGGGT from Desulfomicrobium apsheronum encodes the following:
- a CDS encoding P-II family nitrogen regulator, which translates into the protein MNILEDFDCIVTIVNKGHCDPVVDASRKAGAEGGTIIFGRGTGIRDVKSILGLAIDPEKEIILTLVKSEISLHVLKAIVDAGNLERPGTGIAFILPVKGVAGICHLNCPPLT
- a CDS encoding DUF4139 domain-containing protein, translating into MTRILTALMLLFPLWAWAAPTQVTLFPGSAQVEEVSAVTVESGEAGLSSCTLVLPSQADPASLRFGKLAEKGTIADLAWKTRQEKNQSALEPLNRRLAELKTERDAVLSELEGVRGRIAFWKAQTKPGEQTVAALRELAEEMGKALREDTAKAQALTPRLEELEARIVWVEKEIADTAGKGRTVWEVRVLVAGAAPKELSYSYTLRDCGWTPMYRLEASPARKSIDFSWQAKVWQRSGQDWSDVRLFLATMQPQIQAEPSSLPPWEIGPLRVFRKAMAGAPMMSMRSDAANEEMLAEAPPEPVQVRHSTYAAWDMGKKSVPAGDTRILEIERDAWPVTFTHLIRPSLDSKAFVQARAEFTEPKELPPGTAFFFIDGAMVDQRQFSLSGRDATVFFGTDPLLTCTTVLKDKKTGEKGIFKQKQTFLRQWTMTVRNAAERPAQVRIEEPRPLPRDERINLELTAKPEPLKEDDPEILAWNSTIAAGAEMTITLDLKLDAPEDLNIDPGWRW